The sequence below is a genomic window from Cobetia sp. cqz5-12.
CGGAAGGCCACTGATACGTGTCGCCCTGACCGTGCCGGATGACACCCTGCTGGAGGCGGTGCAGCGCATGGCGCTACTGTGTGATCAGCTCGAGGCCGATGCAGTGACCTCAGATGTGACCTGAGGCGCGGCCTCGGCGGTACCGGGACTATCGAACGATTCATCAGGTCAACGCAGACACGCCGCCCGAGGGCGGCGTGTCTGCGTTCAGCGAAGCGTGATTCACAGCGTCATTTCCAGCCCATCTGCCAGACGCCGTCTTCCTTGAGTTCACGCCAGGCGAGGGTGTAATCCTTGCGGGTCAGTACCGCCTGCAACACCACCTCTACCACATGTTCGTCCTGCTCATCACGAATCAGGCGCGTGACGATGAAATGTCGCTCTCGATTCCTGGGAGTCACGGCGGTCCATTTGCTCTGCAACAGCTTGTCGGGATTCAGGCGATTCATGTCGGGCTCTCGAAGGTGAAGAGTGATGAGAGGCTCACGATGTCATACGGCAGGCGGGCTCTCGTTGAGCAGTTGCCAGAGTGCATCGGTCGCTGTGCTGTTGTTGTCATTGCGGCAATAGCAGGCTACCTCAAGGGTCGGCCCACCCAGATCATCCAGCAGCGAGACCAGCCTGCCGCTCTCCAGATCATCCTCGATCAATCCATGGGGCAGCCAACCGACCCCCAGTCCGGCCATCACCAGTTCACGAATGCCCAGCGTGAAGGAGGTCTCGCAGATGATGTCGATGTCCTGGGCGCGCTGAAGATCCATCAGATAGGGCGAGGCCAGAATCTGGCCCAGAAAACTCTCCGGATCATAGGCGATCAAGGGCAGGCGTTGATCACTGCGTGGCAGGTGCAGGGGGCGACCCAGGGTATCTGGCGCACACACCGGCAGCAGGCGCTCCAGCCCCAGCGAGAGGCGATTGATACCGCAATTCCCCTCGAAGACCGGCGCGCCCTGAAGCTCGGAGCACAGCAGCAGATCGGCCTGCCCATGATCGAACAACTGCAGGCATTCACTGCGGTCCAGCGACTTCACCTGCAGTCCGGCGTCGGGGGAGTTGTGCCGGAAATAGCGCAGCAACCGTGGCAGGTAGCTGACGGTGAGGGTGTGCTGA
It includes:
- a CDS encoding LysR family transcriptional regulator; amino-acid sequence: MKIEWIEDFLALIEAGTFSLAAERRNVTQPAFSRRIRQLEEWLGVELVYRQSQRMILTEHALEYEQEMREWLARLYTLRSRLRSEARQGPKAIITTQHTLTVSYLPRLLRYFRHNSPDAGLQVKSLDRSECLQLFDHGQADLLLCSELQGAPVFEGNCGINRLSLGLERLLPVCAPDTLGRPLHLPRSDQRLPLIAYDPESFLGQILASPYLMDLQRAQDIDIICETSFTLGIRELVMAGLGVGWLPHGLIEDDLESGRLVSLLDDLGGPTLEVACYCRNDNNSTATDALWQLLNESPPAV
- a CDS encoding TIGR02450 family Trp-rich protein, with translation MNRLNPDKLLQSKWTAVTPRNRERHFIVTRLIRDEQDEHVVEVVLQAVLTRKDYTLAWRELKEDGVWQMGWK